The Prionailurus viverrinus isolate Anna unplaced genomic scaffold, UM_Priviv_1.0 scaffold_35, whole genome shotgun sequence genome window below encodes:
- the ATP5MC1 gene encoding ATP synthase F(0) complex subunit C1, mitochondrial → MQTTGALLIPSALIRCCTRDLIRPVSASFLSRSEIPSKQPSYCSSPLQVARREFQTSVVSRDIDTAAKFIGAGAATVGVAGSGAGIGTVFGSLIIGYARNPSLKQQLFSYAILGFALSEAMGLFCLMVAFLILFAM, encoded by the exons ATGCAGACCACCGGGGCATTACTCATTCCTTCTGCTCTG ATCCGCTGTTGTACCAGGGATCTCATCCGGCCTGTGTCTGCATCCTTCTTGAGTAGGTCAGAGATCCCATCTAAACAG CCGTCCTACTGCAGCTCCCCGCTCCAGGTGGCCCGGCGGGAGTTCCAGACCAGTGTCGTCTCCCGGGACATTGACACAGCAGCCAAGTTTATTGGCGCCGGGGCTGCCACAGTTGGTGTGGCTGGCTCAGGGGCTGGCATCGGAACAGTGTTTGGCAGCCTGATCATTGGCTATGCCAG GAACCCGTCTCTCAAGCAGCAACTCTTCTCCTATGCCATTCTGGGCTTTGCCCTGTCTGAGGCCATGGGGCTCTTCTGTTTGATGGTCGCCTTCCTCATCCTCTTCGCCATGTGA
- the UBE2Z gene encoding ubiquitin-conjugating enzyme E2 Z, with product MAESPTEEAATATAGAGAAGPGASGVAGVVGVSGSGFGPPFLPDVWAAAAAAGGAGGPGSGLAPLPGLPPSAAAHGAALLSHWDPTLSSDWDGERTAPQCLLRIKRDIMSIYKEPPPGMFVVPDTVDMTKIHALITGPFDTPYEGGFFLFVFRCPPDYPIHPPRVKLMTTGNNTVRFNPNFYRNGKVCLSILGTWTGPAWSPAQSISSVLISIQSLMTENPYHNEPGFEQERHPGDSKNYNECIRHETIRVAVCDMMEGKCPCPEPLRGVMEKSFLEYYDFYEVACKDRLHLQGQTMQDPFGEKRGHFDYQSLLMRLGLIRQKVLERLHNENAEMDSDSSSSGTETDLHGSLRV from the exons ATGGCGGAGAGTCCAACTGAGGAGGCGGCGACGGCGACGGCGGGCGCCGGGGCGGcaggccccggggcgagcggcgTCGCCGGTGTTGTTGGCGTTAGCGGCAGCGGGTTCGGGCCGCCTTTCCTGCCGGATGTgtgggcggcggcggcggcagcgggcggggccggggggccggggaGCGGCCTGGCTCCGCTGCCCGGGCTCCCGCCCTCGGCCGCTGCCCACGGGGCCGCGCTGCTTAGCCACTGGGACCCCACACTCAGCTCCGACTGGGACGGCGAGCGAACCGCGCCGCAGTGTCTACTTCGGATCAAGCG GGATATCATGTCCATTTATAAGGAGCCTCCTCCAGGAATGTTCGTTGTTCCTGATACTGTTGACATGACTAAG ATTCATGCATTGATCACAGGCCCATTTGACACTCCTTATGAAGGGGGTTTCTTCCTGTTCGTGTTTCGGTGTCCGCCCGACTATCCCATCCACCCACCTCGGGTCAAACTGATGACAACGGGCAATAACACAGTGAGGTTTAACCCCAACTTCTACCGCAATGGGAAAGTCTGCTTGAGTATTCTAGG TACGTGGACCGGCCCTGCCTGGAGCCCAGCCCAGAGCATCTCCTCTGTGCTCATCTCCATCCAGTCCCTAATGACTGAGAACCCCTATCACAATGAGCCTGGCTTTGAGCAG GAGAGGCATCCAGGAGACAGCAAAAATTACAATGAATGTATTCGGCATGAGACCATCAGAGTGGCGGTCTGCGACATGATGGAAGGAAAGTGTCCCTGCCCTGAACCTTTACG AGGGGTGATGGAGAAGTCCTTCCTGGAGTATTACGACTTCTATGAGGTGGCTTGCAAAGATCGGCTGCACCTTCAGGGCCAGACTATGCAG GACCCTTTTGGAGAGAAGCGTGGCCACTTTGACTACCAGTCCCTCTTGATGCGCCTGGGACTGATTCGTCAGAAAGTGCTGGAGAGGCTCCATAATGAGAACGCCGAAATGGACTCTGATAGCAGTTCGTCTGGGACAGAGACAGACCTGCACGGGAGCCTGAGGGTTTAG
- the SNF8 gene encoding vacuolar-sorting protein SNF8 isoform X1, with the protein MHRRGVGAGAIAKKKLAEAKYKERGTVLAEDQLAQMSKQLDMFKTNLEEFASKHKQEIRKNPEFRVQFQDMCATIGVDPLASGKGFWSEMLGVGDFYYELGVQIIEVCLALKHRNGGLITLEELHQQVLKGRGKFAQDVSQDDLIRAIKKLKALGTGFGIIPVGGTYLIQSVPAELNMDHTVVLQLAEKNGYVTVSDIQASLKWETERARQVLVYPRGNGRGTKHGGSHCVNTGRHSCRCSLKTPLKPKQVWGVVSLPYGGSLVPEDSSSPFPPGTPAEGRAGLAGPTGPRGGPLLAARSFHGPLLPGDYSRGGQRSPPLTLGAPRGWGPSSWQGEEGRAVGE; encoded by the exons ATGCATCGCCGCGGGGTGGGAGCCGGCGCCATCGCCAAGAAGAAGCTGGCCGAG GCCAAGTACAAGGAGCGAGGAACTGTCTTGGCTGAGGACCAGCTGGCCCAG ATGTCAAAGCAGTTGGACATGTTCAAGACCAACCTGGAGGAATTTGCCAGCAAGCATAAGCAGGAGATCCGGAAGAATCCAGAATTCCGGGTGCAGTTCCAGGACATGTGCGCCACCATCGGGGTGGATCCTCTGGCCT CTGGAAAAGGATTTTGGTCTGAGATGCTGGGCGTGGGAGATTTCTATTATGAGCTGGGTGTTCAGATCATCGAAGTGTGCCTGGCCCTGAAGCACCGGAATGGAG GTCTGATAACTCTGGAGGAACTACATCAGCAGGTGTTAAAAGGAAGGGGCAAATTCGCACAGGATGTCAGCCA AGACGACCTTATCAGGGCCATCAAGAAGCTGAAGGCGCTCGGCACCGGCTTTGGCATCATCCCCGTGGGTGGCACCTACCTCATTCAGTCTGTTCCGGCTGAGCTCAATATGGACCACACGGTGGTGCTGCAGCTGGCGGAG aAAAATGGCTACGTGACCGTCAGCGATATCCAAGCCAGTCTTAAATGGGAGACCGAGCGAGCGCGGCAAGTGCTG GTTTACCCGCGAGGTAACGGACGCGGAACTAAGCACGGTGGCTCCCATTGTGTAAATACGGGAAGGCACTCGTGTAGATGCAGCCTGAAAACCCCACTGAAGCCAAAACAGGTGTGGGGGGTTGTCAGTCTCCCCTACGGGGGCTCCCTTGTCCCAGAGGATTCTTCCTCCCCGTTCCCTCCAGGAACACCTGCTGAAGGAAGGGCTGGCCTGGCTGGACCTACAGGCCCCCGGGGAGGCCCACTACTGGCTGCCCGCTCTTTTCACGGACCTCTACTCCCAGGAGATTACAGCCGAGGAGGCCAGAGAAGCCCTCCCCTGACTCTGGGAGCGcccagggggtgggggcccagcagctggcagggagaggaggggagagcggTTGGCGAATAA
- the SNF8 gene encoding vacuolar-sorting protein SNF8 isoform X2, giving the protein MSKQLDMFKTNLEEFASKHKQEIRKNPEFRVQFQDMCATIGVDPLASGKGFWSEMLGVGDFYYELGVQIIEVCLALKHRNGGLITLEELHQQVLKGRGKFAQDVSQDDLIRAIKKLKALGTGFGIIPVGGTYLIQSVPAELNMDHTVVLQLAEKNGYVTVSDIQASLKWETERARQVLVYPRGNGRGTKHGGSHCVNTGRHSCRCSLKTPLKPKQVWGVVSLPYGGSLVPEDSSSPFPPGTPAEGRAGLAGPTGPRGGPLLAARSFHGPLLPGDYSRGGQRSPPLTLGAPRGWGPSSWQGEEGRAVGE; this is encoded by the exons ATGTCAAAGCAGTTGGACATGTTCAAGACCAACCTGGAGGAATTTGCCAGCAAGCATAAGCAGGAGATCCGGAAGAATCCAGAATTCCGGGTGCAGTTCCAGGACATGTGCGCCACCATCGGGGTGGATCCTCTGGCCT CTGGAAAAGGATTTTGGTCTGAGATGCTGGGCGTGGGAGATTTCTATTATGAGCTGGGTGTTCAGATCATCGAAGTGTGCCTGGCCCTGAAGCACCGGAATGGAG GTCTGATAACTCTGGAGGAACTACATCAGCAGGTGTTAAAAGGAAGGGGCAAATTCGCACAGGATGTCAGCCA AGACGACCTTATCAGGGCCATCAAGAAGCTGAAGGCGCTCGGCACCGGCTTTGGCATCATCCCCGTGGGTGGCACCTACCTCATTCAGTCTGTTCCGGCTGAGCTCAATATGGACCACACGGTGGTGCTGCAGCTGGCGGAG aAAAATGGCTACGTGACCGTCAGCGATATCCAAGCCAGTCTTAAATGGGAGACCGAGCGAGCGCGGCAAGTGCTG GTTTACCCGCGAGGTAACGGACGCGGAACTAAGCACGGTGGCTCCCATTGTGTAAATACGGGAAGGCACTCGTGTAGATGCAGCCTGAAAACCCCACTGAAGCCAAAACAGGTGTGGGGGGTTGTCAGTCTCCCCTACGGGGGCTCCCTTGTCCCAGAGGATTCTTCCTCCCCGTTCCCTCCAGGAACACCTGCTGAAGGAAGGGCTGGCCTGGCTGGACCTACAGGCCCCCGGGGAGGCCCACTACTGGCTGCCCGCTCTTTTCACGGACCTCTACTCCCAGGAGATTACAGCCGAGGAGGCCAGAGAAGCCCTCCCCTGACTCTGGGAGCGcccagggggtgggggcccagcagctggcagggagaggaggggagagcggTTGGCGAATAA
- the SNF8 gene encoding vacuolar-sorting protein SNF8 isoform X3: MHRRGVGAGAIAKKKLAEAKYKERGTVLAEDQLAQMSKQLDMFKTNLEEFASKHKQEIRKNPEFRVQFQDMCATIGVDPLASGKGFWSEMLGVGDFYYELGVQIIEVCLALKHRNGGLITLEELHQQVLKGRGKFAQDVSQDDLIRAIKKLKALGTGFGIIPVGGTYLIQSVPAELNMDHTVVLQLAEKNGYVTVSDIQASLKWETERARQVLEHLLKEGLAWLDLQAPGEAHYWLPALFTDLYSQEITAEEAREALP; the protein is encoded by the exons ATGCATCGCCGCGGGGTGGGAGCCGGCGCCATCGCCAAGAAGAAGCTGGCCGAG GCCAAGTACAAGGAGCGAGGAACTGTCTTGGCTGAGGACCAGCTGGCCCAG ATGTCAAAGCAGTTGGACATGTTCAAGACCAACCTGGAGGAATTTGCCAGCAAGCATAAGCAGGAGATCCGGAAGAATCCAGAATTCCGGGTGCAGTTCCAGGACATGTGCGCCACCATCGGGGTGGATCCTCTGGCCT CTGGAAAAGGATTTTGGTCTGAGATGCTGGGCGTGGGAGATTTCTATTATGAGCTGGGTGTTCAGATCATCGAAGTGTGCCTGGCCCTGAAGCACCGGAATGGAG GTCTGATAACTCTGGAGGAACTACATCAGCAGGTGTTAAAAGGAAGGGGCAAATTCGCACAGGATGTCAGCCA AGACGACCTTATCAGGGCCATCAAGAAGCTGAAGGCGCTCGGCACCGGCTTTGGCATCATCCCCGTGGGTGGCACCTACCTCATTCAGTCTGTTCCGGCTGAGCTCAATATGGACCACACGGTGGTGCTGCAGCTGGCGGAG aAAAATGGCTACGTGACCGTCAGCGATATCCAAGCCAGTCTTAAATGGGAGACCGAGCGAGCGCGGCAAGTGCTG GAACACCTGCTGAAGGAAGGGCTGGCCTGGCTGGACCTACAGGCCCCCGGGGAGGCCCACTACTGGCTGCCCGCTCTTTTCACGGACCTCTACTCCCAGGAGATTACAGCCGAGGAGGCCAGAGAAGCCCTCCCCTGA